In Streptomyces nodosus, one DNA window encodes the following:
- a CDS encoding class I SAM-dependent methyltransferase — MTEGPVADIGSTATTTDWAAWQESWDRQQEWYMPDREERFRIMLDMVEACVGTEPRVLDLACGTGSITARLLARFPGATSTGVDLDPALLTIARGTFAGDDRVTLVEADLKDPDWPARLPHGAYDAVLTATALHWLRIGPLETLYGQIAELVRHGGVFMNADHMVDDTTPRINAAESTLRHARGGRAQRAGALDWAEWWQLAAEDPVLAGPTARRFEIYGAHADGEMPSAAWHARVLREKGFGEARPVWCSPSDTLLLALK, encoded by the coding sequence ATGACGGAGGGACCTGTGGCGGACATCGGCAGCACGGCGACGACCACCGACTGGGCGGCCTGGCAGGAGAGCTGGGACCGCCAGCAGGAGTGGTACATGCCCGACCGCGAGGAACGCTTCCGGATCATGCTGGACATGGTGGAGGCCTGCGTCGGCACCGAGCCCCGCGTCCTGGACCTCGCCTGCGGCACGGGCAGCATCACGGCCCGGCTGCTCGCCCGTTTCCCCGGTGCCACCAGCACCGGCGTCGATCTCGACCCCGCGCTGCTCACCATCGCCCGCGGCACCTTTGCGGGCGACGACCGGGTCACCCTCGTGGAAGCCGACCTCAAGGACCCCGACTGGCCGGCCCGCCTGCCGCACGGCGCCTACGACGCGGTCCTCACCGCCACGGCCCTCCACTGGCTGCGCATCGGACCACTGGAGACTCTCTACGGACAGATCGCGGAACTCGTCCGCCACGGCGGGGTCTTCATGAACGCCGACCATATGGTCGACGACACGACACCCCGGATCAACGCGGCCGAGAGCACCCTGCGGCACGCCCGCGGGGGCCGGGCCCAGCGCGCGGGCGCGCTCGACTGGGCCGAGTGGTGGCAGCTGGCCGCCGAGGACCCGGTGCTCGCCGGCCCGACCGCCCGCCGCTTCGAGATCTACGGCGCCCATGCCGACGGTGAGATGCCCTCCGCCGCCTGGCATGCGCGGGTGCTGCGCGAGAAGGGCTTCGGCGAGGCCCGCCCGGTGTGGTGCTCGCCCTCGGACACGCTGCTGCTGGCGCTCAAGTAG
- a CDS encoding amino acid ABC transporter ATP-binding protein, with amino-acid sequence MVKAEGVHKSFGQVEVLKGIDLEVRPGEVFCLIGPSGSGKSTFLRCINHLEKINAGRLYVDGELVGYRQHGDKLYELRDHEVARKRRDIGMVFQRFNLFPHMTALENIIEAPVQVKGVSKSEARTRAMDLLDRVGLADRAGHYPSQLSGGQQQRVAIARALAMDPKLMLFDEPTSALDPELVGDVLDVMRDLAESGMTMVVVTHEMGFAREVGDSLVFMDEGVVVESGHPREVLTDPQHERTRSFLSKVL; translated from the coding sequence ATGGTCAAGGCCGAGGGCGTCCACAAGTCCTTCGGCCAGGTCGAGGTCCTCAAGGGCATCGACCTGGAGGTCAGGCCCGGCGAGGTGTTCTGCCTCATCGGACCCTCCGGCTCCGGCAAATCGACGTTCCTGCGGTGCATCAACCACCTGGAGAAGATCAACGCCGGACGGCTGTATGTCGACGGCGAGCTGGTCGGCTACCGGCAGCACGGCGACAAGCTGTACGAGCTGCGCGACCACGAGGTGGCACGCAAACGCCGGGACATCGGCATGGTCTTCCAGCGCTTCAATCTGTTTCCGCACATGACCGCGCTGGAGAACATCATCGAGGCCCCGGTCCAGGTCAAGGGCGTGAGCAAGTCCGAGGCCAGGACCCGGGCGATGGACCTGCTGGACCGCGTGGGCCTGGCCGACCGGGCGGGGCACTACCCCTCGCAGCTCTCCGGCGGCCAGCAGCAGCGGGTGGCGATCGCCCGCGCGCTGGCCATGGACCCCAAGCTGATGCTGTTCGACGAGCCGACCTCGGCGCTCGACCCGGAGCTGGTCGGTGACGTCCTCGATGTGATGCGCGACCTCGCCGAGTCCGGGATGACGATGGTCGTCGTCACCCATGAGATGGGCTTCGCCCGCGAGGTCGGCGACAGCCTGGTCTTCATGGACGAGGGCGTGGTCGTCGAGTCCGGCCATCCGCGCGAGGTGCTGACCGACCCCCAGCACGAGCGCACCCGGTCGTTCCTGTCCAAGGTGCTTTAA
- a CDS encoding amino acid ABC transporter permease: MTADIDKTAGAKDTPPAGPQAIKAIPVRHYGRYLTAVIAIAILVAIVYAFGQGKINWHAVPDYFFDDRIMTGVGKTLLLTVLSMLIGIAGGIVLAIMRLSKNPVTSSIAWFYIWFFRGTPVLVQLFLWFNLGLVFEYINLMPVYKDYWSNFMTPLLTALLGLGLNEAAYMAEICRAGLLAVDEGQTEAAQALGMSHSKTLRRIVIPQAMRVIVPPTGNEVINMLKTTSLVAAVQYPELFRYAQDIGQVSGAPVEMYFLAAAWYLVMTSVLSVGQYYIERYYARGSSRSLPATPWQKVRAHLTSFSSRKVTA; the protein is encoded by the coding sequence GTGACTGCTGACATCGACAAGACGGCAGGGGCCAAGGACACTCCCCCGGCCGGACCGCAGGCCATCAAGGCCATTCCGGTCCGGCACTACGGGCGGTATCTCACCGCCGTCATCGCGATCGCCATCCTGGTCGCGATCGTCTACGCGTTCGGCCAGGGCAAGATCAACTGGCACGCTGTTCCGGACTATTTCTTTGACGACCGGATCATGACCGGCGTCGGGAAGACCCTTCTCTTGACGGTGCTGTCGATGCTGATCGGCATCGCCGGCGGCATCGTCCTGGCGATCATGCGCCTGTCGAAGAACCCGGTGACCTCGTCCATCGCCTGGTTCTACATCTGGTTCTTCCGCGGCACCCCGGTCCTGGTCCAGCTGTTCCTGTGGTTCAACCTGGGCCTGGTCTTCGAGTACATCAACCTGATGCCGGTCTACAAGGACTACTGGTCGAACTTCATGACGCCGCTACTGACGGCGCTGCTCGGCCTGGGTCTGAACGAGGCGGCGTACATGGCGGAGATCTGCCGCGCCGGACTGCTCGCCGTCGACGAGGGCCAGACCGAGGCGGCCCAGGCGCTGGGCATGAGTCACAGCAAGACCCTGCGCCGGATCGTCATTCCGCAGGCGATGCGGGTGATCGTGCCACCGACCGGCAACGAGGTCATCAACATGCTGAAGACGACCTCCCTGGTGGCGGCCGTCCAGTATCCGGAGCTGTTCCGCTACGCCCAGGACATCGGCCAGGTCTCCGGCGCCCCGGTGGAGATGTACTTCCTCGCCGCGGCCTGGTACCTGGTCATGACGTCGGTGCTGAGCGTGGGTCAGTACTACATCGAGCGGTACTACGCCCGCGGCTCCAGCCGCAGCCTGCCGGCGACACCGTGGCAGAAGGTCAGGGCGCATCTGACGTCCTTCTCCAGCAGGAAGGTCACGGCATGA
- a CDS encoding ABC transporter substrate-binding protein — translation MTASSCRRKTVARSRIAAVGAVVVAGSLLLAGCGDQTKGKDSSASSASAPLADKLPAQIRDAGVIKVGSDIAYAPVEFKDDSGNVVGIDPDLAAAMGKQLGVTFDFRNGTFDGLLTGLRSKRYDVAMSAMTDNKSRQEGVDPSTGKKVGEGVDFVDYLTAGVSIYTRKGDTKGITSWADLCGKKVAVERSTISEDLAKAQSKKCPKGKAITIQAFDDDQQAQTRLRSGGVDAVSSDFPVAAYAVKTSGGGKDFEIVGDQVQAAPYGIAVAKGNTQLRDALQAAMNAVIKNGEYEKILEKWGAQNGAVQESVVNGGK, via the coding sequence ATGACCGCAAGCTCCTGTCGTCGTAAGACCGTCGCGCGCTCCCGGATAGCTGCGGTCGGCGCCGTCGTGGTCGCGGGCAGCTTGCTGCTGGCCGGCTGCGGTGACCAGACGAAGGGCAAGGACAGCAGCGCGAGCAGCGCTTCCGCCCCGCTGGCCGACAAGCTCCCCGCGCAGATCCGCGACGCCGGTGTCATCAAGGTGGGCTCGGACATCGCCTACGCACCGGTCGAATTCAAGGACGACTCGGGCAACGTCGTCGGTATCGACCCGGATCTCGCCGCGGCGATGGGCAAGCAGCTCGGTGTGACCTTCGACTTCAGGAACGGCACCTTCGACGGCCTGCTCACCGGTCTGCGGTCCAAGCGCTATGACGTCGCGATGTCGGCGATGACGGACAACAAGAGCCGTCAGGAGGGCGTCGACCCCTCCACGGGCAAGAAGGTCGGCGAGGGCGTCGACTTCGTCGACTATCTGACCGCCGGTGTCTCGATCTACACCCGCAAGGGAGACACCAAGGGCATCACCTCCTGGGCCGACCTGTGCGGCAAGAAGGTCGCCGTGGAGCGCTCCACCATCTCGGAGGACCTGGCGAAGGCCCAGTCGAAGAAGTGCCCGAAGGGCAAGGCGATCACCATCCAGGCCTTCGACGACGACCAGCAGGCCCAGACCCGTCTGCGTTCCGGCGGCGTCGACGCGGTCTCCTCGGACTTCCCGGTCGCCGCGTACGCGGTCAAGACCTCCGGCGGCGGCAAGGACTTCGAGATCGTCGGTGACCAGGTCCAGGCGGCGCCGTACGGCATCGCGGTAGCCAAGGGCAACACCCAGCTGAGGGACGCGCTGCAGGCCGCGATGAACGCCGTCATCAAGAACGGCGAGTACGAGAAGATCCTGGAGAAGTGGGGCGCCCAGAACGGTGCCGTGCAGGAATCCGTCGTCAACGGCGGCAAGTGA
- a CDS encoding NAD(P)-dependent malic enzyme: MAAEIVNPRSDSNADQDGGVDPDSFDPAFALHRGGKMAVQATVPVRNKDDLSLAYTPGVARVCTAIAEQPELVHDYTWKSSVVAVVTDGTAVLGLGDIGPEASLPVMEGKAILFKQFGGVDAVPIALACTDVDEIIETVVRMAPSFGGVNLEDISAPRCFEIERRLQERLDIPVFHDDQHGTAVVTLAALRNAAKLTGRTLGELRAVISGAGAAGVAIAKMLVEAGIGDVAVADRKGVVSSDRADLTPVKRDLAGFTNKAGISGSLEQALAGADVFIGVSGGTVPEAAVASMAKGAFVFAMANPNPEVHPDVAGKYASVVATGRSDFPNQINNVLAFPGIFAGALQVRASRITEGMKIAAAEALAAVVGDDLAPDYVIPSPFDERVAPAVTAAVAAAARAEGVARR; encoded by the coding sequence GTGGCAGCGGAGATCGTCAATCCTCGCAGCGACAGCAATGCGGATCAGGACGGCGGGGTCGACCCCGACTCCTTCGATCCCGCGTTCGCGCTGCACCGCGGGGGCAAGATGGCCGTGCAGGCCACCGTGCCGGTCCGGAACAAGGACGACCTGTCCCTGGCGTACACGCCCGGCGTCGCCCGGGTGTGCACCGCCATCGCGGAGCAGCCGGAGCTGGTGCACGACTACACCTGGAAGTCGTCGGTCGTGGCCGTGGTGACGGACGGCACGGCGGTCCTCGGCCTCGGCGACATCGGCCCCGAGGCCTCCCTCCCGGTGATGGAGGGCAAGGCGATCCTGTTCAAGCAGTTCGGCGGTGTGGACGCGGTTCCGATCGCGCTCGCCTGCACGGATGTGGACGAGATCATCGAGACCGTGGTCCGGATGGCACCCTCCTTCGGGGGCGTGAACCTGGAGGACATCTCGGCGCCGCGGTGCTTCGAGATCGAGCGCCGTCTCCAGGAGCGGCTGGACATCCCGGTCTTCCACGACGACCAGCACGGTACGGCCGTGGTGACGCTGGCGGCCCTGCGGAACGCGGCCAAGCTGACCGGGCGCACCCTCGGCGAGCTGCGCGCGGTCATCTCGGGCGCCGGCGCGGCCGGGGTCGCCATCGCGAAGATGCTGGTGGAGGCCGGCATCGGCGATGTGGCGGTCGCCGACCGCAAGGGTGTGGTGTCCTCGGACCGCGCCGATCTGACGCCGGTCAAGCGTGACCTCGCCGGGTTCACCAACAAGGCCGGAATCAGCGGCTCCCTCGAACAGGCACTCGCGGGCGCCGATGTCTTCATCGGTGTCTCCGGCGGTACGGTGCCGGAGGCGGCCGTGGCCTCGATGGCGAAGGGTGCCTTCGTCTTCGCGATGGCCAACCCGAACCCCGAGGTGCACCCGGACGTCGCCGGCAAGTACGCCTCCGTGGTGGCGACCGGGCGGTCCGACTTCCCGAACCAGATCAACAATGTGCTGGCGTTCCCCGGCATCTTCGCCGGTGCGCTGCAGGTGCGGGCGTCCCGGATCACCGAGGGGATGAAGATCGCGGCCGCCGAGGCGCTGGCCGCGGTCGTCGGGGACGATCTGGCGCCCGACTATGTGATCCCCTCGCCCTTCGACGAGCGGGTGGCCCCGGCGGTGACGGCCGCGGTCGCCGCCGCGGCGCGGGCCGAGGGCGTCGCGCGCCGGTAG
- a CDS encoding zinc-binding dehydrogenase, translated as MFAAYAARIDRDHPLTGLELGERPAPGRRPGWTTVNVRAASLNHHDLWSLRGVGLSEDRLPMILGCDAAGVDQDGNEVVLHSVIGQSGHGVDLDEPRSILTERYQGTFAEQVAVPAWNLLPKPRELSFEEAACLPTAWLTAYRMLFTNAGVRPGDSVLVQGAGGGVATAAIVLGKAAGLRVFATSRDEARRKRALELGAVEALEPGARLPQRVDAVLETVGAATWSHSVKSLRPGGTVVISGATSGDRPSHAELTRIFFLELKVVGSTMGTKDELEDLLSFCAATGVRPVIDEVLPLDRAREGFERLESGGQFGKIVLTTG; from the coding sequence ATGTTCGCCGCCTATGCCGCACGTATCGACCGCGACCACCCCCTCACCGGCCTTGAGCTGGGAGAGCGCCCGGCCCCCGGGCGCAGGCCCGGCTGGACGACCGTGAATGTCAGGGCCGCCTCCCTCAATCACCATGACCTCTGGTCCCTCCGGGGCGTCGGCCTGTCCGAGGACAGACTCCCGATGATCCTCGGCTGTGATGCCGCCGGTGTGGACCAGGACGGCAACGAGGTCGTCCTGCACTCCGTCATCGGCCAGTCGGGCCACGGTGTCGACCTCGACGAGCCGCGCTCGATCCTCACCGAGCGCTATCAGGGGACCTTCGCCGAACAGGTCGCGGTGCCGGCCTGGAACCTTCTGCCCAAGCCCAGGGAGCTCTCCTTCGAGGAGGCCGCCTGCCTCCCCACCGCCTGGCTGACGGCGTACCGCATGCTCTTCACCAACGCCGGTGTGCGTCCCGGCGACTCGGTCCTCGTCCAGGGCGCCGGCGGAGGGGTCGCGACGGCCGCGATCGTGCTCGGCAAGGCAGCAGGACTGCGCGTCTTCGCCACCAGCCGGGACGAGGCCAGGCGTAAGCGGGCCCTGGAACTGGGGGCGGTGGAGGCCCTGGAGCCCGGCGCGCGGCTGCCGCAGCGGGTGGACGCCGTCCTGGAGACCGTGGGCGCCGCCACCTGGTCCCACTCCGTCAAGTCCCTGCGCCCCGGCGGCACGGTCGTCATCTCGGGTGCCACCAGCGGCGACCGTCCCTCGCACGCCGAACTCACCCGCATCTTCTTCCTGGAACTGAAGGTGGTCGGCTCGACCATGGGCACCAAGGACGAGCTGGAGGATCTGCTCTCCTTCTGCGCGGCCACGGGAGTGCGTCCGGTCATCGACGAGGTCCTGCCGCTCGATCGGGCCCGGGAGGGATTCGAACGGCTGGAGTCGGGCGGTCAGTTCGGCAAGATCGTGCTGACCACGGGCTGA
- a CDS encoding helix-turn-helix domain-containing protein encodes MTEATDLAERAGDRDPRVGLRAVAALRRLLEQLEAVQVRSARNQGWSWQEIAAELGVSRQAVHKKYGRQ; translated from the coding sequence ATGACCGAAGCAACGGATCTTGCCGAGCGCGCGGGCGACCGCGATCCGCGTGTGGGGCTGCGGGCGGTCGCCGCGCTGCGGAGGCTGCTGGAGCAATTGGAGGCGGTGCAGGTGCGCAGCGCGCGCAACCAGGGCTGGTCGTGGCAGGAGATCGCCGCGGAACTCGGAGTCAGCAGGCAGGCCGTGCACAAGAAGTACGGGAGGCAGTGA
- a CDS encoding Clp protease N-terminal domain-containing protein: MFERFTKDARAVVTGAVEHCEGAGEKRVDEAHLLLALLDREGSRASFALTSLGLSGRRDAVARDLAEARRRGGLSRADAEALAGIGIDLAEIVSRVEEAHGEGALVAGRAGGVRRLGRRPFTPGARDLLAASLRTAAAHGDRHIGDEHLLLALTARPGVPAEVLADHGVTHEALERVLWGGGGAKAG, from the coding sequence ATGTTCGAGCGGTTCACCAAGGACGCCCGCGCGGTGGTCACCGGCGCGGTCGAGCACTGTGAGGGGGCCGGGGAGAAACGCGTCGACGAGGCGCATCTGCTGCTCGCCCTCCTCGACCGTGAGGGCAGCCGGGCCTCGTTCGCCCTGACCTCGCTCGGGCTCTCCGGCCGGCGTGACGCGGTCGCGCGCGACCTGGCCGAGGCGCGTCGTCGGGGCGGTCTCTCCCGTGCCGACGCGGAGGCCCTCGCCGGGATCGGCATCGACCTGGCGGAGATCGTCTCGCGGGTCGAGGAGGCGCATGGCGAGGGCGCGCTGGTGGCGGGCCGCGCGGGCGGCGTACGGCGGCTCGGCCGACGGCCGTTCACCCCGGGGGCCAGGGACCTTCTCGCCGCATCCCTGCGCACCGCCGCCGCCCACGGCGACCGGCACATCGGCGACGAGCATCTGCTTCTCGCCCTGACCGCCCGGCCCGGTGTTCCCGCCGAGGTCCTCGCCGATCACGGGGTGACCCATGAGGCCCTGGAGCGCGTCCTCTGGGGCGGGGGAGGGGCGAAGGCCGGGTGA
- a CDS encoding PadR family transcriptional regulator: MPPVFAHGRLRLYLLKLLDEAPRHGYEVIRLLEERFQGLYAPSAGTVYPRLAKLESEGLVTHTSEGGRKVYAITDAGRAELADRSGELADLELEIRESVAELAAEIRADVRGAAGDLRREMQAAASEARQGTKGHGGPGEPSEGEAWHTAKEEMRRVKQEWKEQTRRAKDESRRAREEAQRARRQAKEAQERARTQAQEEVQRIARRVQEQVQDTFTRGDWPTGVREGLSELAKEFGDFGKEYGFGRTGTPDASGAAEQAEYSTTPEEFPGRYEPSWAHEDLSGDPARVLDRLLDRFRDDIRDAARDHGVTEEQLRETRRHLSTAAAHIGVTLRSGKV, from the coding sequence ATGCCTCCCGTCTTCGCCCATGGACGACTGCGGCTCTACCTGCTGAAGCTGCTGGACGAGGCGCCCCGCCACGGGTACGAGGTGATTCGGCTGCTGGAGGAGCGCTTCCAGGGGTTGTACGCGCCCTCCGCCGGCACCGTCTATCCCCGGCTCGCCAAGCTGGAGTCCGAGGGACTGGTCACCCACACCTCCGAGGGCGGCCGCAAGGTGTATGCGATCACCGACGCGGGCCGCGCCGAGCTGGCCGACCGCAGCGGCGAACTGGCCGACCTGGAGCTGGAGATCCGTGAATCGGTCGCGGAACTGGCCGCCGAGATCCGCGCGGACGTCCGGGGCGCGGCAGGTGATCTGCGCCGCGAGATGCAGGCCGCGGCCTCCGAGGCCCGCCAGGGCACCAAGGGACACGGCGGCCCCGGAGAACCCTCGGAGGGCGAGGCCTGGCACACCGCCAAGGAGGAGATGCGCCGCGTCAAGCAGGAGTGGAAGGAACAGACCCGGCGCGCCAAGGACGAGAGCCGCCGGGCCCGTGAGGAGGCCCAGCGGGCCCGCCGCCAGGCCAAGGAGGCGCAGGAGCGGGCGCGCACCCAGGCGCAGGAGGAGGTGCAGCGCATCGCGCGACGGGTGCAGGAGCAGGTGCAGGACACCTTCACCCGGGGCGACTGGCCGACCGGTGTGCGCGAGGGCCTGTCCGAACTGGCCAAGGAATTCGGCGATTTCGGAAAGGAGTACGGCTTCGGCCGCACGGGGACCCCGGACGCCTCCGGGGCGGCGGAACAAGCGGAGTACTCCACGACCCCGGAGGAGTTCCCCGGCAGATACGAACCGTCCTGGGCGCACGAGGACCTCTCGGGCGATCCGGCCCGCGTCCTCGACCGGCTCCTGGACCGCTTCCGCGACGACATCCGTGACGCGGCCCGCGACCATGGTGTGACGGAGGAGCAGCTCCGCGAGACCCGCCGCCATCTGTCGACCGCCGCGGCGCACATCGGGGTGACCCTGCGGTCGGGGAAGGTCTGA
- a CDS encoding DUF4097 family beta strand repeat-containing protein, with translation MSEWSVAEPRKLTFDAPVTALHVRIVNGTVNVVGTDEGSARMEVSRIEGPPLTVTQEGGTLTVAYDDLPWKGFLQWLDRKGWRRSAVVSLAVPASTRVEVGVVGADAMISGIDGGAEVKGVTGGTTLVGLSGPVRATTVSGSVETQNVAGDLRLNSVSGDLTVIEGACPSVKADSVSGSIILDLDPASGPTDARLTSVSGEIAVRLPHPADAEVEANTASGLVSNAFDDLRVTGQWGAKKITGRLGGGNGRLKATTVSGSIALLRRPPAEEQPWGAPPEDAPAQDGDITVPSDRSSHGTTGGPTEQKGL, from the coding sequence ATGTCCGAGTGGTCCGTCGCAGAGCCGAGGAAGCTCACCTTCGACGCCCCCGTGACGGCACTCCATGTACGCATCGTCAATGGGACGGTCAACGTGGTGGGCACCGACGAGGGTTCCGCGCGTATGGAGGTCTCCCGGATCGAGGGCCCGCCGCTCACGGTGACCCAGGAGGGCGGCACCCTCACCGTGGCGTACGACGACCTCCCCTGGAAGGGCTTCCTCCAGTGGCTCGACCGCAAGGGCTGGCGCCGCAGCGCGGTCGTCTCCCTGGCCGTCCCGGCGTCCACCCGTGTGGAGGTGGGGGTGGTCGGGGCCGACGCCATGATCTCCGGGATCGACGGCGGCGCCGAGGTCAAGGGCGTCACGGGCGGGACGACCCTGGTCGGCCTCTCCGGTCCGGTCCGCGCCACCACGGTGTCGGGGAGCGTGGAGACCCAGAACGTCGCGGGTGACCTGCGGCTCAACTCCGTCTCCGGCGATCTCACCGTCATCGAGGGCGCCTGCCCGTCGGTGAAGGCCGACTCCGTGAGCGGCTCCATCATCCTGGACCTCGACCCCGCGAGCGGCCCCACCGACGCCCGGCTGACCAGCGTCTCGGGCGAGATCGCCGTCCGCCTCCCCCACCCGGCCGACGCGGAGGTCGAGGCGAACACGGCGAGCGGGCTGGTGTCCAACGCCTTCGACGATCTGCGGGTGACCGGCCAGTGGGGCGCGAAGAAGATCACGGGCCGCCTGGGCGGGGGCAACGGACGGCTGAAGGCGACCACGGTCTCCGGCTCCATCGCCCTGCTCCGCCGCCCGCCCGCGGAGGAGCAGCCATGGGGCGCTCCCCCCGAGGACGCCCCCGCGCAGGACGGCGACATCACCGTCCCGTCCGATCGTTCCTCCCATGGCACGACCGGTGGTCCGACCGAGCAGAAGGGGCTCTGA
- a CDS encoding DUF6104 family protein, with amino-acid sequence MYFTDRGIEELEKRRGEEEITFEWLAEQLRTFVDLNPDFEVPVERLATWLARLDDEDDE; translated from the coding sequence ATGTACTTCACCGACCGCGGCATCGAAGAGCTGGAGAAGCGGCGCGGCGAGGAAGAGATCACCTTCGAGTGGCTCGCCGAGCAGCTTCGTACCTTCGTCGACCTCAACCCGGACTTCGAGGTACCGGTGGAACGCCTGGCGACCTGGCTGGCCCGGCTGGACGACGAGGACGACGAGTAG
- a CDS encoding CU044_2847 family protein gives MAQGSTRTARIEMPDGTPVWARISGAEELSAPSGELSYTDTGFTDRVEARVESLHSVVTSVARSLAGPLRAVRPDEVSVEFGIELTAKAGKVVGLLADGETKAGITVTLTWHGGPPPPDAPGNAPSAPGAPDSAPSGGASPGARVHGGTGDAGAGDET, from the coding sequence ATGGCGCAGGGATCGACGCGTACGGCCCGTATCGAGATGCCGGACGGCACACCGGTGTGGGCCCGGATATCCGGGGCCGAGGAGCTGTCGGCGCCGTCCGGGGAGCTGTCGTACACGGACACGGGATTCACCGACCGGGTGGAGGCGCGGGTCGAGAGCCTCCACTCGGTGGTGACCAGCGTGGCGCGTTCGCTGGCCGGGCCGCTGCGCGCGGTGCGGCCGGACGAGGTCAGCGTGGAGTTCGGGATCGAGCTGACCGCCAAGGCGGGCAAGGTGGTGGGACTGCTCGCGGACGGCGAGACCAAGGCCGGCATCACGGTCACCCTCACCTGGCACGGTGGCCCCCCGCCTCCCGACGCGCCCGGGAACGCGCCCTCGGCCCCCGGCGCGCCGGACAGCGCGCCGTCCGGGGGCGCGTCTCCCGGCGCTCGGGTGCACGGCGGCACCGGTGACGCCGGCGCTGGGGACGAAACATGA